Genomic segment of Methanolobus mangrovi:
AGACTGGAATGGCCTTCATTCATATGATATTTAGTTATGGAATAACCAAGCTCTTTCAGCATCCTGACCCCACCGATACCCAATATCATTTCCTGCTTCAATCGGTATTTTCGATCTCCGCCGTAAAGACTATGGGTTATCTGCCTGTCTTCCATGGAATTTCCTTCAACATCCGTATCCAGGAAAAGTACAGGAACGGTTTCCTGGGTGAGACTTTGGTGCTCATAGAACCATGCTTTGACCTTTACATCCCTGTTCTGAATTGTCACAGTCACTTCAGCTGGCAGAGGTTGCATGAAATCAGATGGGGACCATTCCTGCGGATGTTCGGTTTGCCTGCCAGCAGAATCAAGCTTCTGCATAAAATATCCCCTTCTGTTCAGGAGAGTGACACCAATAAGTGGAAGCCCCAGATCAGCGCTTGCCTTTATGGTATCGCCTGCCAGTATACCCAATCCACCACTGTAAGTAGGAATCTCCTTCTTTAATCCGATCTCCATTGAAAAATAGGCTATCTTACGCCCTTTTTCCAGAATGATATTATCCATATTATCATGCTCCTTCATGCTCTATGAAATATCTTTTGAAAATATTCTATTAAGGTTATTAACAATAAAATGACGTATTCACTAATATGCTTTCACATGAACAATTATAAATTAAAAAATAAGTGAAGTTACGACTTCCAATATTGCAAAAAAGATTAACTCATTCCCTCATCACAAAATCCACAAAGCTCCCTGCAAACTCCCTGTAAGAACTCGCAACCAGATGAGCATAGCATCCCAGAGTATTATTCACAGTAAGTCCGTCCCAACCGTCAATAATGCCGGTTCCGCGGGATAATTTGATAGCGAACTTTGCATCCTTCGGGATATCTGTAACTTCTGAGTGATGGAACTCATGACCACGGAAAGAGTTTCCTGTTTTGCCGATGACTGAATCCATTGCCAGTGAACCAATATTATAGCTGACAACACGTTTGTGGCCCATCAAAGTATGTCCGGGAAGTGCTCCCACCATATCGTGGGTTGATTCTGGCATCTCAGCCATATTGTGAGCGCCCTGTCCTTTTACTCCCGTACTGAGTTTTTCAGTCAGATACATGAGGCCACCGCATTCCGCATAGATTGGCAGGCCGGAACGTGATGCATCCAGAACGTCTTCACGCATGGAAACGTTGTTCTCAAGTTCTGCAGCGAAAAGCTCAGGATAGCCGCCGCCAAGATACAGGCCATCGACATCCGGGAGTTTTTTATCATGGATCGGGCTGAAGTATTTGATATCTGCCCCTGCCATCTGGAGCAGTTCCAGGTTATCGTGGTAATAGAAATTGAAAGCTTCATCAAGAGCAACACCAATGACCGGACGCTCTCCTTCGATCTCACGGGGAGTGAAAACTGTTTTTGGCGGACGCTCAAGAGCAGGAGCTGTTTGAGCCATCTCCAGCAGACGATCGATCTTAATGCCATCCTTAATGGTATTTTTAATGAAATCTATCCGCTCATCATAATTGTCAGCCCGACGGCGCTCCTCTATTGCAGGAACAAGGCCTAGATGCCTCATGGATATCTTCATGGAATTATTGCGGCGAATCACACCGATAACAGGAATACCTGTGTAGTGTTCGATGGCCTCTGTGGCTTTTTTCTCGTGGCGCGGACCACCTATATTGTTGAGGATGACACCGGTTATATGCACATCCCTGTCGAAATACTTAAAACCGTTTACAAGAGCAGCAGCCGAACGGGTGATACTCCTTGCATTGATGATAAGGATAACAGAACATTTCAGTATCTTAGCTATCTGTGCGGTGCTGCCTGTGTCCGAAAAACTGTCAAAACCTTCAAACAGGCCACGAACACCTTCAATGATAGCGATATCAGCATCACCGTCAGCTTCCGTGCCATGAATGAAAACATCCCGCACACCCTCCTCGTCCATCAGGAAACCATCGATATTACGAGCTCTGCGGCCCGTTATCTCAGAATAGTAACTGGGGTCGATGTAATCCAGTCCGACCTTATACGGCTGGACCTTATAACCCGCCTCGGTAAGAGCCGCAAGCAGACCAATTGTAATAGTGGTCTTGCCTGAGGAGGAACTGCCTGCTGACAGGAGTATCCTTGGTATTTCTTTTGTTTCTTGCTTTATTTCCGGGACAGGAGGATTGTGGGACATGGTCATCAACCTTAACGTGTAAGTTCGCGAAGCCTTTCATCTTCAAGTGCTTCAGGCATGACAGAATCTTCATTTGACATGATTGCATGTGCAAGTTCACGATAGACACCTGCAACAGGTGAGTCAGGAGCCTTTTCAAGCACGGAGAAACCATCCCTCTCGCAGTCCTGAACTATCTGCTCTTTTGGAATGAAAGCCATGAGTTTACTGCCTATCTCCCCCGAGAACTTCCTAACAATATCCTCTTCCCTTGTAACACTTCTGGAATTGCAGATTATGCCGGAAAGCTGAGTATCTATCTTGGCAAGTCCCCTGCAGATATTGTTTGCAGCATAGAGTGGCATGTATTCACCTGATGTAAGAATGTAAGCCTGGTTCACAAGTCCCTTGCGTATAGGCGCAACAAAGCCGCCACACACGATATCCCCAGGAACATCGTAGATGATAAGGTCCATATCATCGATAGACTTGCACATCTGCTTCAATTTCTGGATAGCAACGATAATCCCTCGTCCTGCACAGCCAATTCCAGGTTCGGGGCCACCGACTTCCACACATTTAACACCTTTGTAACCTTCATGGACGATATCTTCCTCCTTGACATCGATCTTCTGCCTGAGAAGGTCAAGGATTGTTGGTATTCTCTTACCACCAAGGAGTGTGATGGATGAATCGCTCTTTGGATCGCATCCGATGATCATGACTTTGTAACCTTCATCTGCACAGGCTGCTGCAACATTTGAAGCGGTACTGGATTTGCCGATGCCACCTTTGCCGTAGATGGCTATTCTTTTCTGTGCCATCAAGCAGCCTCCTGTTCCGCGTCTAATATATCCTTTGCAACTTCACGCATCGTTGCCCCAAACTCGGATTCAACAATGTGGGTCACACCAAGTGTCTTCGGATGCAGGTCGATCTCCACAATGACATTCGTGTGTCCCATTTCCTTTAACGGAATAACCTGTCTGGGACCATTTGTAACGGATATTACTTCCATTCCTGCAAGGTTGTCCATAGGTATTGCATGTGGCACACCGGTGATAACAGCAAAGTCGAAGTCGCTGTATTTTTCGGCGATCAGTTCACTGACCTTTTCACCTGCAATTGGGTACTCGTCCATACCACCAATATTCTCATGGATCGTGATTCCTTTTTCCTTGAAATCTTCCATTATTGATCTGGCATGATGCCGAACCCGTGGAAGACCAAGAGTATCATCCACGTTTGCCATGTTGATGACATTCTCTTCCATGCCAAGCTGGGCAGCTACTTCATTGATAGCAACGGTTATGTCAGCGAACATATAACCAGTCTCTTTCTTAGCATTCATAATGGTAAGACAGCGCTTGCCTTCTTTCAGATAATTGATAACCTTTTCAGCAACCTTATACTTCAGGTCTCCGCGTGAAGGAGTAAGGTATTCCCTGCTTGCTGCACCATGACGCTTCTCCACATTGGTTGCTTCCTCAAGAAGGATCTTCTGCCTTTCAAGCTCATCCGAATCTATGATACCTGCATCACATGCAGATTCCAATGCTATGAGAACACCTTTGGTATTGTTAGGGTATCCTGCATGCACTTCCACCTCAATGACAGGTACATCCAGTTTTGCATCCTGAACAGGCTCACGGAGCTCCTCTCCAATGATCATACTGGCACAGGTGCCCACCACGCCGATGAGTTTCGGATTGAACATCTCATTTACTTTTGTAAGTAAAGATGAGAGTTCATCACGTCCTCCAAAGACAAAGCCATTCTCATCAAGAGCAGTGGTCACAACATGTATACCATCCTCTTCAAGGAGTCTTGCGTGTTTGAATGAGCAACCGGGCGGACCGTGAAGTATAGCAACATCAACATTCAGGTCACGTAATGTATATAAGGCAGCCACGATAGAGCTTGGCCGCGGGTGTATTATTGAGATATCTTTTTCTGCCATATCTATCCCTTTTATCAATTTTGGAGTTATCCAATTATTATATTTGTTAAATTTCGTAATAAATAGTATACTTAAAGTAATACTGTTTTTCTGCACTATCTAGTTCTTTATCGTATAAAAGCACTAATCATACTAAAAAAACAAAGAAGAAAATACCGACAAAACAAAAGATAAAGAGGCTAACATCACCTGAAACATTTAACACATGACAGTATGATATCGCTCTTTGAAGATGCTTCAAGTGCCATACTCAGTCCTTCTTCAAGTCCGCAGGCATACACAACATTATTTTCATCTATGTCTTGCATTCTTTCGCCCACAAGTATCAATTGCCCAATATCCTTGCCACGCCTGCTTACAAACTCCGAAACATTCTCAGGAGGCAAACCTTCACAAACCTGGGCAGCTTCCTCACCAAGCACCATTATGATGCTTCCACTACCAGCCTCCGGTTTACTCAAAGCATAATCCAGCGAACGTTCTGCAGAACGTATATCCATACCGGAGTTGGAATTATCGATAAGTTTCCTGCCCGAAAATTCTTTCTCCTGCATTCTTCCCTGCAGACCTTCAAAGGTGCTGATGACTTTGGAGATGTTCTCCACAGAAACCCCCATCCACATTGCTACAGAACCTGAAGCTGCAAATGCAGTTGCATATGATCTTGAATTATAATTCTGGCGGAGGGATGAAGAAAAAACATCATCCTTGTGATCCAGAACTATACCTCCATCCTCAAAATGAATCTGAACATCGGCATCCAACCCGTCTGAATCGCTAAAAGTGAAAAAGGTCCTGCTATTTTCCTTTGCTTTATCCAGTGCCTTTCGGTCTCTTACATTCAGGAAGAAAACCTCTCCTGGCTTGCAATGAGAAAGTACGTCAATCTTGGAATCACTTGCGTGGGAAGTTGAAGCAGCAATCATGTAATCCGGTTCCAGTGTAGTAATGATTCCCACATCTGCAAACCCTGTAAGACCTATTGAGACTTCAAATACGTAACATTCCGCAGTAATACCCATTTCATTCAGCCTGTCAACTGCAAGAAGTACACTTCCCGGAGCTATACTTAAACCAAGGTGAACTATCCTGGAACTACCTTTATCCCACAATTCAAGACCTCTGGAAGTATGAAGTATCACCTTCATATTCCGTGAAAGCATGTCAGCAAGCAGGGATGCAGAACTTGTTTTGGCCTTTGAACCTGTGACCTCGATCACAGTGGCATCAGCCAGAGAATTTGTCATGGATAATATCAGACCCACGGCCCTGTGGTGGGTCATGATCTCAATCTCTTTTTCCCTGGCATCTGCAAGCATAGCATATTCAGGATACAGGTGTGCAGGGCTTACTATGAGATCAAAGACATCAACAGGCATCGGGTCCTTCGAAGTTATTATACCGTAGTTTGATTCAAGACCTGAAAGTACATTTTCATTCACTGTCCTGTAAACATCTACTACTGTGACATTAAAACCAAGAGAGGATAATTTCTCCGCGATGATAATGCCTGCATGAGTCAGGTCAAGAACTGCAACGTTGGTATGATCTAACATAGTAACATATCGAATTAAAAGAAAAAGAAAAATTAAAGGTCAAAACGAAAATGAAAAGATAGGATAACTGTAGTTCTCCTTACTTTCCATCGTCCGCTTCATCATCTTTATAACTGTCAGAACCTACCATTGCAGCGGAAATTGAATCAATTCCGTCAAGCCACTCTGCAACGAGACCATAAGGAACTTCTTCCATTATTTTTTCGGTGAGCTCTTTTCCACTGATAACAAGAGCACCTATTTCTGCAACTGTGCCAAGAGCGATCTCAATATCATCTGAGAACTCTGCCTCAAGAGCGACCTTTACAAGGTCTGCGATATCGGCACTGTTGTCGTAGTCACCACTGAGGTAAGCCTCGCATGCTGCAAAACCGCCCATCAGAGATGTCTGAAGAGACTCGACCATCATATCCACATCTTCTGAAATCGGGTCTATTTCTGCAAGTGCGATATCCCTTACCTGTGCAACGTACTCCAATGCAGACTCAGGAGAGATCAGTCCCTTTTCGCATTTTGCAATTATCTTTAAACATGCCAGGACAATGTCATCCTCCATGTTGACAAAGATAGCTCCTTCCTTGCCCTGTGGTTCGTCGGATTCATCAAATTTGAAATCGCTTTCTTTTACCTGATTGATCCAGTTATTCCAGCGTTCTGCTGTGTAAAAATCATGATGTACTACATCACCGTCCTTCCCTGCCATATAATTACCTCTGTATGATAGTATAAGATCTAATAAATCTGATATTTCTTTTTGTTCTTA
This window contains:
- the cfbB gene encoding Ni-sirohydrochlorin a,c-diamide synthase; the protein is MSHNPPVPEIKQETKEIPRILLSAGSSSSGKTTITIGLLAALTEAGYKVQPYKVGLDYIDPSYYSEITGRRARNIDGFLMDEEGVRDVFIHGTEADGDADIAIIEGVRGLFEGFDSFSDTGSTAQIAKILKCSVILIINARSITRSAAALVNGFKYFDRDVHITGVILNNIGGPRHEKKATEAIEHYTGIPVIGVIRRNNSMKISMRHLGLVPAIEERRRADNYDERIDFIKNTIKDGIKIDRLLEMAQTAPALERPPKTVFTPREIEGERPVIGVALDEAFNFYYHDNLELLQMAGADIKYFSPIHDKKLPDVDGLYLGGGYPELFAAELENNVSMREDVLDASRSGLPIYAECGGLMYLTEKLSTGVKGQGAHNMAEMPESTHDMVGALPGHTLMGHKRVVSYNIGSLAMDSVIGKTGNSFRGHEFHHSEVTDIPKDAKFAIKLSRGTGIIDGWDGLTVNNTLGCYAHLVASSYREFAGSFVDFVMRE
- the cfbC gene encoding Ni-sirohydrochlorin a,c-diamide reductive cyclase ATP-dependent reductase subunit, encoding MMAQKRIAIYGKGGIGKSSTASNVAAACADEGYKVMIIGCDPKSDSSITLLGGKRIPTILDLLRQKIDVKEEDIVHEGYKGVKCVEVGGPEPGIGCAGRGIIVAIQKLKQMCKSIDDMDLIIYDVPGDIVCGGFVAPIRKGLVNQAYILTSGEYMPLYAANNICRGLAKIDTQLSGIICNSRSVTREEDIVRKFSGEIGSKLMAFIPKEQIVQDCERDGFSVLEKAPDSPVAGVYRELAHAIMSNEDSVMPEALEDERLRELTR
- the cfbD gene encoding Ni-sirohydrochlorin a,c-diamide reductive cyclase catalytic subunit, yielding MAEKDISIIHPRPSSIVAALYTLRDLNVDVAILHGPPGCSFKHARLLEEDGIHVVTTALDENGFVFGGRDELSSLLTKVNEMFNPKLIGVVGTCASMIIGEELREPVQDAKLDVPVIEVEVHAGYPNNTKGVLIALESACDAGIIDSDELERQKILLEEATNVEKRHGAASREYLTPSRGDLKYKVAEKVINYLKEGKRCLTIMNAKKETGYMFADITVAINEVAAQLGMEENVINMANVDDTLGLPRVRHHARSIMEDFKEKGITIHENIGGMDEYPIAGEKVSELIAEKYSDFDFAVITGVPHAIPMDNLAGMEVISVTNGPRQVIPLKEMGHTNVIVEIDLHPKTLGVTHIVESEFGATMREVAKDILDAEQEAA
- the cfbE gene encoding coenzyme F430 synthase, translated to MLDHTNVAVLDLTHAGIIIAEKLSSLGFNVTVVDVYRTVNENVLSGLESNYGIITSKDPMPVDVFDLIVSPAHLYPEYAMLADAREKEIEIMTHHRAVGLILSMTNSLADATVIEVTGSKAKTSSASLLADMLSRNMKVILHTSRGLELWDKGSSRIVHLGLSIAPGSVLLAVDRLNEMGITAECYVFEVSIGLTGFADVGIITTLEPDYMIAASTSHASDSKIDVLSHCKPGEVFFLNVRDRKALDKAKENSRTFFTFSDSDGLDADVQIHFEDGGIVLDHKDDVFSSSLRQNYNSRSYATAFAASGSVAMWMGVSVENISKVISTFEGLQGRMQEKEFSGRKLIDNSNSGMDIRSAERSLDYALSKPEAGSGSIIMVLGEEAAQVCEGLPPENVSEFVSRRGKDIGQLILVGERMQDIDENNVVYACGLEEGLSMALEASSKSDIILSCVKCFR
- a CDS encoding DUF2150 family protein, encoding MAGKDGDVVHHDFYTAERWNNWINQVKESDFKFDESDEPQGKEGAIFVNMEDDIVLACLKIIAKCEKGLISPESALEYVAQVRDIALAEIDPISEDVDMMVESLQTSLMGGFAACEAYLSGDYDNSADIADLVKVALEAEFSDDIEIALGTVAEIGALVISGKELTEKIMEEVPYGLVAEWLDGIDSISAAMVGSDSYKDDEADDGK